A segment of the Triticum urartu cultivar G1812 chromosome 1, Tu2.1, whole genome shotgun sequence genome:
tcgtaatgctattgagtacagatggattttaaaaggaagacggacaatgatggtaaatgtcaccattaagaaagctcgacttgtcgttaagatgttttccgacaagttcaaggagttgactacgatgagactttctcactcgtagcgatgctaagagtctgttggaattatattagcgattactgcattatttatgaaatcttgcagataggatgtcaaaacattgtttcctcgatgtttttttgaggaaaggttgtatgtgatacaaaccggaaggttttgtcaatcctgaaagatgctaataagtatgcaaagctccagcaatccttctagggactggagtaagcatctcggagttggaatgtatgctttgatgatgatcaaagattttgggtttatacaaagtttatgagaaacttgtatttccaaagaagtgagtgggagcactatagaatttctgataaatgtatgttgacatattgttgatcggaaatgatgtagaatttctagaaagcatgcagagttatttgaaaagtgttttttaatggaaagcctggattaagctacttgaacgttgagcatcaagatctataaggatagatcaaaacgcttaatggtactttcaaatgagcacataccttgacgtgatcttgaaggtgttcaagatggatcagtcaaagaaggagttcttgcctgagttgtaaggtatgaagttaagacataaagctcgaccacggcagaatagagagaaaggacgaaggtcgtcccctatgcttaagacataggccctacagtatgctatgctgtgtaccgcacctgaaatatgccttgccatgagtcagtcaaggggtacaagagtgatctaagaatggatcacaggacagcggtcaaaggtatccttagtaactagtggacaaaggaattttctcgattatggaggtggtaaaagagttcgtcgtaaagggttacgccgatgcaaactttgacactaatccagattattctgagtagtaaaatggatttgtatagtagaacagttatttggaatagctccaaatatagcgtagtagttgcatctacaagatgacatagaaatttgcgaagtacatacggatctgaaagattcagacccgttgactataatatctctcacaagcataacatgatcaaacccagaactcatcgagtgttaatcacatggtaatgtgaactagattattgactctagtaaactctttgggtgttagtcacatggggatgtgaccttgagtgttaatcacatatcgatgtgaactggattattgactctagtgcaagtgggagactgttggaaatatgccctagaggcaataataaattaattattatatttccttattcatgataatcatttattatccatgctagaattgtattgatagaaaactcagatacatgtgtggatacatagacaacaccatgtccctagtaagcctctagttgactagctcgttgatcaatagatggttacggtttcctaaccatggacattggatgtcattgataacgggatcacatcattaggagaatgatgtgatggacaagacccaatcctaagcctagcacaagatcatgtagttcgtatgctaaagcttttctaaNNNNNNNNNNNNNNNNNNNNNNNNNNNNNNNNNNNNNNNNNNNNNNNNNNNNNNNNNNNNNNNNNNNNNNNNNNNNNNNNNNNNNNNNNNNNNNNNNNNNNNNNNNNNNNNNNNNNNNNNNNNNNNNNNNNNNNNNNNNNNNNNNNNNNNNNNNNNNNNNNNNNNNNNNNNNNNNNNNNNNNNNNNNNNNNNNNNNNNNNNNNNNNNNNNNNNNNNNNNNNNNNNNNNNNNNNNNNNNNNNNNNNNNNNNNNNNNNNNNNNNNNNNNNNNNNNNNNNNNNNNNNNNNNNNNNNNNNNNNNNNNNNNNNNNNNNNNNNNNNNNNNNNNNNNNNNNNNNNNNNNNNNNNNNNNNNNNNNNNNNNNNNNNNNNNNNNNNNNNNNNNNNNNNNNNNNNNNNNNNNNNNNNNNNNNNNNNNNNNNNNNNNNNNNNNNNNNNNNNNNNNNNNNNNNNNNNNNNNNNNNNNNNNNNNNNNNNNNNNNNNNNNNNNNNNNNNNNNNNNNNNNNNNNNNNNNNNNNNNNNNNNNNNNNNNNNNNNNNNNNNNNNNNNNNNNNNNNNNNNNNNNNNNNNNNNNNNNNNNNNNNNNNNNNNNNNNNNNNNNNNNNNNNNNNNNNNNNNNNNNNNNNNNNNNNNNNNNNNNNNNNNNNNNNNNNNNNNNNNNNNNNNNNNNNNNNNNNNNNNNNNNNNNNNNNNNNNNNNNNNNNNNNNNNNNNNNNNNNNNNNNNNNNNNNNNNNNNNNNNNNNNNNNNNNNNNNNNNNNNNNNNNNNNNNNNNNNNNNNNNNNNNNNNNNNNNNNNNNNNNNNNNNNNNNNNNNNNNNNNNNNNNNNNNNNNNNNNNNNNNNNNNNNNNNNNNNNNNNNNNNNNNNNNNNNNNNNNNNNNNNNNNNNNNNNNNNNNNNNNNNNNNNNNNNNNNNNNNNNNNNNNNNNNNNNNNNNNNNNNNNNNNNNNNNNNNNNNNNNNNNNNNNNNNNNNNNNNNNNNNNNNNNNNNNNNNNNNNNNNAATCATGGCAGCGAGGCCTGATAAAGTGCAAAGTAGTCAAGCTTTAAGTTTACTCATGTTCAGATCTTCATATATACAGTTACCAAGATAGCATTACACTTACATGATAGAATGTTCAATTAAATTGACATGCTATTTCTGCATAATCACTAAGTAAATAATTACATAACTAGTAAGTAACCTGATTTTTCTAAAGTAGTACTCCCTCGTCCTAAAATAAGTGTCCCCTTTAGTGCAAAGTTGTACTAAGTCAACGACACTTGTTTctggacagagggagtatataaGACTTATGAGATGAAACTGAAGCTACAGCTACAGGAAGTACATACTGAATTTATCATTATCGGCAACCCAGAACCTGGATGATAAAGGACTTCACAATTATTGCTACGCGTAATTTCTACATTAATTCTCAAACTCAATTCATTAAGAAACAAGTGCTCTGTTTCAGACATTGTCGTGGGAAAAGTTATGCACCATAAGAATAGGAATAGAGGGGGGTATTAGTCAAGAAAAATGTGCACATTTGATTTTGAAGTACCGAATTCAATTATTTAAAATCATAACAACAATCGAACTTTCAATTTTTTTGACTACATCATAATGATGAATTCAATTTATTTTTGTTTCTGGTATCTACATTCTCCAAAATAACTCTCATGCAACGTTTCTCCCAAAAAGAAGGAATATGAAAATTTAAAGTGCAACTTAGCTAACATCAAGAATACACAGGCTGGTGGACTAGATTAGGCAAACATCACTTTGAGTATTGTACTTTTTTGTCATTGTATTTCTCGTGGTCATGGTTACGCCGATGCTGGCCACCTATTGTACTCTGCGTTTAACAAATCATGGTGGCTGTGTGCATCCAACGTGCAGAGGCAGAGAGATAATGAAACTCTTAAATTTTCTGAATAAAAAAGATTAGTGCTTTACCCACAACCACCTTTGCTGCTAGGGGGAATTTCTCCGTACATGTTCCTTTTATGGCGTCCCCTTTCATTCCGGGTTTGCATCTACAGTCATAGCCTCCCAGCCTGTTCTTACAGATCCCATCACAAGGATACAAATCACGGAGATCGGTATTTTGTTCCCGGAGCTCGCACTCGTTGATGTCTGATagaaaaggattaagtatgtgtaggagaaaaggattaagtatgtgtaGGCTTGATCTAGTAGCCAATTGTAAAAGAAATACTACCAAAAATGCTTGAGCAACGGTCCGCAGGATTCAACAAATGTAAGTAAATTCATCGTGTACATACCTTGGCATCCATTAGGAATATAAGGGTTGCCATCATAATGTTCCCAGCACTTGCAGAAATAGCCTTCGGCACTGGTTGCATTGACACAGGAGCTGTTGCCGTTGACGCACCTGTAGCCTGGACGGACAGAGCCGTCCGCATACGGACATGAACCATCCCTAAAGGCGAAATCGAGCACCACGGGGACACCCCTCGAGTACTTGTTGGATAGCACCTCGTAGCCGCGCCTGTCCTCCTCAGAGAAGTTGTACCACGAGCTCTCCACCACCATGCCGTAGGAGCAGGGAGAATTTTCCCAAAAAGTGTTATTCTCTGGTTCGAATGTCACACCAAACGAGGTGAGGATGCTTCCTTTTGAAAAGGCGACCTCGCAGGTAGGGCTGGCACAAAAATCTCATTCAGTAATAATTCGCAACGTTGCTGGCTCTCCCAATTGAGTAATTCCTAGTATTTAGGAGTAAATTTTACCTCTTTCTTATAGTACGATAAGATGCACAAAGGATATGTATTAAGAGTTTAAGACGAACGAAAGAATGCACATATATGGCGCAGCGGAGGCTTACCCGACTGTTGAATAGCATGTCGTATCGTAGCTCGTCGAGCCCAGTAAGTCGCTGCCCATCCTAGCTTCGACACCGAAGCCGACACTGCTGAGAACGTTGCGCTTCTCCGACAGGTAGAATGGCTCACGCAGCCACGTAACCTGAAGCTTCAGCAGGTGGTCGAGCGCATTCGTGCTGCAGTCGGATCTCACTAGTCCGTACGCCCGTGCCTCGCTCTTGGCAATCGATATGTCCATGAGTTCCACCGGTGCTTCCCACCTCCTCTTCAGCGTCGGTTCCAACATGCCCGCCGAGTACGCGCCCTCGCCCATCTCGTTGTAGCAGTATGTTACTGCCGTCCTGTTGTAGAAGAGGAAGACGCGAGGTGGGTCGAATGAGTCGTTGCAGGTGACCTGGAAGCCCTTGACGAAGCATCCAGGCTTTATGCCGAACGGGAAGGGGATGCTGATGTTGCCACACATGGCCTGGCAACCCTCAAGCGTGATGGGTCGACGCTGCTGCTCCTGCTCTTCAGCACCAGCACCGCCCTGCAGGATCAACCGCTGGGTTGCTGCTGCTGCAAGGAGAAGTAGTAGTCTTAGAGTTAGCAATGGACTCAGCCGGGATTGCGACGGGGTCGACGTCATGGCGCTAAGCTTCTGCCTGCCAGCCTGCCTAAGCTGCCTCTAGTGTTTTTGCTAACTCTAGCTGAGTTCCGATTGCTTCTGCTAGCATAGTAATCATGTGGGTAGAGGAGCCAAGATGAAAATATCAGGAGAAGTCGGCAAAATATCAAGAGAGGTCAAGTCAGCAGAGCTTTCATGATTTATTAATTATCAAGGTTGATACGGGTGCACGTAGCACACTTAAAAGACTGATCAAGATGGCAACCCGCGGGGTTTTGCCATGAAAGAAACCCGGTCCCATCTCCGTCCCCATGACAGGAACCTCAAGTCCTGAACCTGTTTTATACCCCCTCCGGTTTTGAGTATTGAGTAGTTTTTGAGACAAGGAAGACCGATCAAGAGGCTTCAAAACTCTGTGTGTGAACCGTTTACGACAACTGGAAGGAAGTCGCGTGTTCATAACAATTTTTCACACTATGTAAAAAAAAACAGTTTTTCACACTGAGGGCCATAGGGAGGGGCATTTCATCATACCTTGGAGGCGTGTATACACGCGGAAGGAGGAGAGGAGATCTTACTGCGCCACGGAGCAGCAGCTGGGGGAAGAAGCCCGTCATCATGGGAGCCGCCGCCATGGCCTCGAGGGTCGAGGCTGAGATCGATGGCGGACACAAGCTTGCAGCAGCAACATGGGATCAATGGGATGGGATCCGTCATCGGTTCCCGTTGTCTCCGGTGCAGTCATCCCCATCCACCTCCTCATTGGCACCGCGGGCGTGAGGCCGGCCAGAGACATCGACGCCGCCCGTTCGCGCGTCATGGTCTTGCCCGGCCGTCTCTCTCCGGCCAAGCAACAAGTTCACCGGAGACGCGCGCGACGACGGTTGGAAGTGTCAGGCCACAGGCCACTCTGCTCCTCCTGGTGTCACCTTCGTCAGTTAGTTACAGGCGTTCCACTCTTCTTCAGTTAACGGACGGTCAACATCGAAGCTCACGTCAGGATCCAACGGCTCCGGTTGCTCGACTAAGCCTGAAGCGTTTTTGTTTGTAAACAAAACCCATGACTTTATTCATTTTTTGACATCGTTTATTAGGAGACGTACGGTTTCACCTCATCGACCCAAGAAAATTTAGCCAACctaaggccttgtacaatgcaaAGTGCTTAGGGGAGGTACTTAGAGAAATAAATCAGGCTTTTCTTAAAAACTGGTATTTATTTGTATTGGGTAGGCGATTAATTAGGCGTCTGTCGTGTAGAAATAGGCACCGATGTCCACGAGAAGCAAATCAGTGCATCTCACAGAAGAAAAAAAATGTCATGCCTCTCCCAGAAGCAAATATGTGCCTCTTGTGGAAAaacaatattttccatgctattTTTTTCCAACTCTTTTCCTTCAAACTTAGGGAAAGCAATAGAAAATATCTAAAACCCGAAAACGCGTACATCAATATAAAATTAAAAAAATCTCAAGGGAACGCCCAGCACACGGTGACAGTGACTTAGAGTGAGCCAATTGACGTGGTCTCAGCCTACCAAAAATGACCCTTGCAGGCCTCCCGCAAGGGGTAACCCTTGGTTAGTTGCTCCCACATCTCAGAGACGGCTCGGCGGATGTAGGGAAGCCTCTGGGAGGGGTGCGCCTATACCTTGCTTATAGCGAGGAAACCTTTTGACCCGCTGAAGCTCCATGCAGTCGCGCGAGCGTATGGGCCAGCCCAGTGCGCGAGAGGCCATTGCCTTGTTTTTTATTTGGTTTTCAGGTATTATGTTTTCCTTTTTTACTTTCATTTATACTTCCATATATTATAAATAAATATATTACAAAAATACTTTACCTAAAACATTTCAAAAGAATGTTAAACATTTGAAAAATATAAATGAGCATAGAGAAAATGTTTCTCATGTGTACAAAGAATGGATACAAAAAATATATAATGCGTGTGAAAAAAGTTGATcgtgtatttgaaaaatgttaatccaagcatttgaaaaaatgttaaaaATTATTTAAAAACATGTTAAATGTGTATTGAAAATCTTCGACCgtgtattaaaaaaatgttaagCTTGTAtgtgaaaaatgttaatcaaacATTTGAAATGTATGAAATGTGTTTAAGAAAATGTTGACCATGAATTCAGAATATGTTTAACCtgtttgaaaaatgttaatcaaaggaaaaaaatgttaaatgtgtataaaaaaatgttgaccatggaTTAATAAAATGTCAATCTACTATTCGGAAAGTGTTAACGAAGCATGTGAAAAAATGTTAAATGTACATAGAAAAAATATTGACCATGTATTGAATAAATGCaaaacttgtatttgaaaaaatgtaaAATGTGTATGCAAAAATATTGATCATGTATAATTTATTTTAATCtggtatttgaaaaatgttaatcaagatTCAGAAAAATGTTAAGTGTATGTTCAATAAATGTTAATCTTATATTTTAAAATACTAAACGTTATTACAAACATGTATTTGACATATACCAAAAATGTGTATAGAAAAGCAATGAAACTCCGagagaaaacaaaagaaaaggaaagaaaatgagaaaaaaacaaaaaactgaAGGGACTgaagaaaaaacaaagaaaacaaaaaacataTGTGGAAAACACTTTAATATTTCCAAAATAAAAAGCAAGTGCTTTTCTAGTTTAGTTTATACTTCCAAATATTCTAAATAATATATTATGAAAACTCTTTAAATAGTTTTTTAATGTTAACCAAGCATCTAAAAAATGTTACATGTACATAGAAAAATATTTCTCATGTGTAAGAAAAATGTATACAAAAAATACATAATGTGTGTGAAAAACATttatcatgtatttaaaaaatgttaacccaagcatttgaaaaattgtTAAGCAAGTATTTGAGAAAATGTTAATCAAACATTTGAataaatgttaaatgtgtattgAAAAATGTTGACAATGTATTAAAAAAAGTtaaacttgtatttgaaaaatgttaattaatcatttgaaaaatgttaattaatcatttgaaaaatgttaagtGTGTAAAAAACATGTTGTCCATGCATTAAGAAAATGTTAAACTTGTaattgaaaaatgttaatcaagcagtTGAAAAATATATTAACTGTGGATAGAAAAATTGTTGTCCATGTATTAATAAAATGTCAATCTAGTATTTGGAAAGAGTTAATCAAgcaagaaaaaaaattaaatgtATGTAGAAAAATATTTCTCATGGTTACGAAAAATGTATACAAAAATATGTTATGTGTGGGAAAAAAGTTGATCATGTATTGAAAAAATGGTAAtccaagcatttgaaaaaaaatgttaaaCAAGTATTTGAGAAAAATGTTAATCAAACATCGGAAAAATGTTAGatgtgtatagaaaaatgttgaccatgtataaaaaattattaaacttatatttgaaaaatgttaatcaagcatttaaaaaatgttaaatgtgtaaaAAAACTGTTGACCATGTATTTAATAAATGTAAAACTTGTATCTGAAATTTTTTAATCAAGGATTTGAAAAAAATGTAAAATGTGTATAAACAAATATTtttcatgtatttaaaaaatgccAATCTAGTATTTGGAAAGTATTAATCATGCATCTGGAAAATGTTAAATGtgcatagaaaaaatgttgaccatgtattctATAAATGTTAATGTTGTATTTGAAAATATTAAACATGTCGTAGAAAAATATATTAGATATGTACCAAAATTTGTATAGAAAAATAATGAAAACCCGTATGAAAACAAAAGAAAAGCTTTGAAAAATGAGGAAAAAATAAAAtcaaagaaaaaagaaaaaaagtgaaaaaaaccTAGTAATAACAcagaaagaaacaaagaaaaaccGATGAAAAAAGAAGAATAAAACCGGAAAACCATTGAAAAACCGGTTCTTTTTCTTTAACAAGGCCGCGAACTACTATGTTGACACGAATTAGATGGTGGCCTAGTGTCTAGTAGTGATGCACTCCTTTTTCTCTTGTCTACTCATTTTACGTATGCGCGAATGGATCGGCTCTCAACTGTAGACACTTCAGGCAAGAATGAAGGAAGACTTGCGATAAGTGAGATACAGCCTTTGCAGTCTCAGAGGCTTGTATCTTCCGCGTACCTTGGCCAAAAGTTGGCCAGAGTGTTCATGTGCGTGAATGCCAGGGTGCTGTTGAGGCCGACGTAGCCCAGGCCTTTGTGGTAATGCCCTTTCCAAAAAGTCGAGCTAGGCAAAAAGCAGCCTCCTTGATCGCGAAGGCGAACCAGCCACCAACACGGTTCCAGAACCCTGATAAGTACATGTTATCACATCGAAATTCAAGCTTGACCCGTAGCTTGTGTGCCTGGTTCGTAAGCTGGACGTGCAACCAAAACGCTAGGGCATGCTGAAGATCCTGTGACCGCAGGACAGGCGCCCATCTCCAGGGCTGGGgtgggtggaggggggcactgcccCCACTCCACCACATTATAGCTAGCCAAATGGGACATTTTTTGGGGGTCGGCCCATGAGCACACCGGCATGGCCCGCCTTGGGCCAGGCACGGCACGGGCTAAACGATCCGGGCCCGGCACGCGCCCTGGGCCGTGCCTGGGCCTGGAGGCTGAGCACGCGGGCCGGCACGGCACAGCCCGATtaagttttttattttttttatacATCTATATATGGCCCAACATGTAAAAATAGGCTAAAAACGCTCAGTGCGTCAAATAACAGGCTGAAAATATGCGGCCCACCATGCTAAACGGGCCAACGTGCCGGCCCGTTTACTAACTGGGCCGTGCCTGGGCCTGGGGGCGCAGCACGTGGGCCGGCACAACATGTCCCGTATAGTAATTGTGCCCTGGCGGGCCGTGCCGGGCCAGGCCGGCCCGTTTGTCCAAATATGCACCACATAGCTCCGTCGTTGCTTGTGTGGTTGAGTGAGTGAGATGGCTCCATCGGGGTTTTATATTGACGGGATCGGGACTAGTATGTGACTCTAGTAACTACCGACCACATGGAGCACCCCGGCCCAAACCCCTCTCTGACCTGCCTTCTTTGGCGAGACGGTTGCAACCACAACAAGATTTGGATTATTCCAATGGTCTGGCCTAGACTTCATTCACTCCACCATGTACTAGCTTGCACTCAACTCTGCTAGTAGCGTGATAGATGACCTTTTCTAATCCGACTTATTCTGCCCTGGTGCCAATTACTCTGATCAATCACATATACACACCCAGGCTAGAcctaccgaaaaaggctttcgccccgctttataaataaagcaaaccgTCAGAGAACACACATACACGGACTAGTCCACACACACACCCAAGTCTCACAAAGAAGTACAGAGGTTCTGCTGAGGGCACAACTCAACAAGCCcaattaaaataaaataaaagcgCCGGAGAGCCAGACAAGCGCCTAGTCAGGTtccggcgggggcggcggcgataGACAGACGACCATCGAGCGGAGGTCGGCGATGGAGGCAGAGATTGCGTCGCGGTCCTGAGGGCGGCTAAGCGGCCGCCAAAGCTGGTCTGGGCCACCATCCACCATCGGCTCGTGGAGAGCGACGCAATCCAGTAACTCATGCCACGCGGCGGAATCCGGGGGCCCAAATGGCCTCCGAAAAGCGAGGCGCCCTGAATCAATAAGGGCCCTCCCAACAGAGATCAAAGGGTCGACAGCGATGGAGAAGAGGCCGGGGAATCGTGTAGCAAAGGGAGTGTCTCCGGCCCACCGATCAAACCAGGACAAAGTCGCCGCCCCGGAGCCCACCGAGATGGAGGTCCCAATGCGGAGAACAGGTAGAAGTTGGACGACCGACTGCCAGAACTGGGAGCCGCCCGATCTCTGACAGAAGGCGAGGGGCTGTCCACGCAGGTACTTGTTCCGGATGATGTCGAGCCAGAGGCCACCGTGACCTTGCGAGATGCGCCAGAGCCAGCGGGATAGGAGGGCGA
Coding sequences within it:
- the LOC125542297 gene encoding wall-associated receptor kinase 1-like (The sequence of the model RefSeq protein was modified relative to this genomic sequence to represent the inferred CDS: added 95 bases not found in genome assembly), producing MTSTPSQSRLSPLLTLRLLLLLAAAATQRLILQGGAGAEEQEQQRRPITLEGCQAMCGNISIPFPFGIKPGCFVKGFQVTCNDSFDPPRVFLFYNRTAVTYCYNEMGEGAYSAGMLEPTLKRRWEAPVELMDISIAKSEARAYGLVRSDCSTNALDHLLKLQVTWLREPFYLSEKRNVLSSVGFGVEARMGSDLLGSTSYDTTCYSTVGPTCEVAFSKGSILTSFGVTFEPENNTFWENSPCSYGMVVESSWYNFSEEDRRGYEVLSNKYSRGVPVVLDFAFRDGSCPYADGSVRPGYRCVNGNSSCVNATSAEGYFCKCWEHYDGNPYIPNGCQDINECELREQNTDLRDLYPCDGICKNRLGGYDCRCKPGMKGDAIKGTCTEKFPLAAKVVVGLAAMIVVSVLMVMFHQLLKFKRFYEQNGGPA